In Bos taurus isolate L1 Dominette 01449 registration number 42190680 breed Hereford chromosome 17, ARS-UCD2.0, whole genome shotgun sequence, the genomic window AGGTTAATAATAAAAGAGCATCGGGTACATTCTAAGGTCTCAGTGTTAGAGTgcacgctctctctctctcccgcaCGTATATACATGGAAATCTATGGTTTTGCTTGCAGATTTAAACACAGAAGTTACATGCTATATATAGTACTGCTCTGtaggcttttttttcccccactcacTCAATACCTCCTTCTTTTTCCATCCCCGTAAGGTGGCCCTggaggttgtttccagtttgctGTTAGGATGAAAATGCCGTCATCTTACGCATGCTTTCTCAGTCTCCCAGATAACAGGGTTACCACCTCATCTGATCATGATGGTCTTACTGCTTATATAGTTCAGGGGTTTCATAAGCTGGAGGGTGGGGAAGGATCGAGGACCTATTTCTAGATGCGTCCATCCCAACCAAGAGATAACTTGGGAACAAAAAACAGTCCAAAAAGATGGAGCAAAAGGaactgggatggggagggagggagaccgGGGAGCAAAACAGGGTGGGATGATGGGGGCGGGGCATGGATATGGGGGCTACAGACTGATCCAAATCTCAACTCTAGCCAGCGTGTCAAAAGATCTCAAACACGGTTCTAGGTATTTTCACCATATAAACATCTCTGCCACAAGCAGTCTCGCCCCATGACGATCACCCACAAAGGCTGTTTTGCCATAAAAGATAAAATCACTTGCTGACGGTTACATGACAAGAGAAAATGATAATGTATCAGTTTCTACAGGTCCTTGGGTGAGCTAATCTAAGCCAGATTCTGTTACAATTTTCACCGTGTTCAAGACACATCAGGAATCAAGTAACCATCCCATTTTGGGGGGATAGGAGGAGCTTGATTcttcttttgcctgttttttttttttttaaattgaagtatagttgatttacaatgttgtattaatttctggtgcacagcaaagtgattcacttacacgtatatatattgaatacatattcttttccatattcttttactacggtttattacaggatattgagtatagctccctgcattatacagtaggtccctgttgcttattttatatagagtagctTGTTTCTGCCAATcgcaaactcttaatttatccctcccattTCCCCTTTGGGGATCGTGCttatttcctatgtctgtgactctGCTTGTTTCCCAGCTTCATCTGCGTCATAGTCTAGAtcccacatacaagtgatatcactcgatgtttgtctttctctgtctgacttacttcacttcctACGATCATATCGAGGTCTAACTGGGTTGCTGcgaatggcatcatttcattctttttttatggccaagcagtattccactgtatatatgggCCACATCTTTTCCATCCACCGatctactgatggacacttaagttgcctCCACATCTCGGCTACTGTGAACACGGTCCCCACTGTCCAATACTATGATAAATCTGGTAAAGATGGCAGGAGGGAGCAAACCACTGTATCTAAACTAGCTAAAGACCCATCATCAACGCTCCCAAAGGCTTCTGTGAATCAGCAGCTGCCGCTTTCCCACGAGCCACAACTCGGTACCCTTTTGGTTTTGACAGGTGGGAGGGGTGACTGCTCAAGAGGACTTGCAGAACCTGATATGTTATCATTTCCTAGTACAAAGAAACCAAAACTGTCAGTCAACCAGTTATTTCATCTTTTACAGCAAAATACTCACTGCAGAGATGTTTACGGCAAAGAAACCCAACCCGATCCAACGTGTGCCTGGCCTCTACCACACCCCTTGTGTCTACAGGACTTTATGGGACAATCACATAGCCGCATCCCAGGCCAGGGATGGGAGCTGTGCTTATCATGAGTCAGTAACCAAAGTGTCCCAGAAAGGGAGATGTTAAACAGAATATGGTGATTGTGttgtggaatattatacagccatTCAAAGTGATGTCACTGCAGAGTGCTGGGGGCTCATGGGAAGTGTCCCAGACACAAGGTGAAGAGAGTTTACAGAGGAACCTGCCCAGCAGGACTCTGGTttcattccctgaccaaggaccaGCAGGCCACAGGTCAAAATCGGGGTGAGGGGAGGATTATGGgtggttttccatttctgttttatgtacGTTCCCAACTTCCTGCCGTCAGGATGTATTCCTTTGGTCATATGATGTTGTGTCAGGATGATTTACAAAATCCCAGCTCCAGCACCAGCTGGCGGGGGTGTCCAGTCCACGGGCACTTTTACTGCCAGAAGGAGAGCTGCTGAGCTCTGCTCAGGGCTCCGGAGCTCCTGGAGACAGGGCCTGGGAGAGCCCAGACGTTAGAGAGACAGGAGGCATTGTCCCAGGAAGGACCGCTCTTCCACTGGGCTCTTAGGGATGCTCGCACCTGAGCAGGATCCAGGCATGGGAATGGCACATTCTGGCCCTGCCCTGTCCCAGGGTctcaggagagggaagagggtcCCAGTCATGGACAGCTTGAGAGAACAGGGCCTGGAGTCCAACAGGTGTGAGTTTGAACCCTGGCACCACCTCTTGCTAGGCCAGTAACTTTCCTGAGATTCCGCTTCTTGATCTATAAAATGCGGTTAAGAGCAGTTCTTATGTCCAAGTTTGCTGTGAAGATGAGGGCAATAATGATGGTTGGGGGCTTAACTcagtgctgggcacacagcagGCGCTCAATAAGAGCAAAGGCAAGGCCAGTGGGGATGCCACCAAAAGCAAGATCAACACTAAAATGAAGGTAATGGGGATTAACAGCACCTAAGAGATACCACCCCATCTGAAGTTCACACGTGAACAAAGGTGGACGGATTCTATCCCCACGCTACTGATGAGGAAacggaagcacagagaggttgaatCCCctgctgaaggtcacacagctaaaaagGGACggggctgggacttgaacccagacaGCCCGGTCCCAGAACCTGTCCTCTCAACCTTTATTAACAACAGCTGATTACACAAAGCCCATGGACGTGGTGAGGAGGGACTGCCCACTTTTGGAGGGGGCTAATAAAACTGAGGTTTCAGAGAAGTCCAGCAACTTGCTCAATGCCACACAGCTACCGGGAGGGAGATGTGGATCAGAGCTctgctcttaaccactggtcGTCTCAGATCTCTGTTACAACAGAGGTGGTTCAGAGAGGCACAGTGACCGgccccaggccacacagcagaAGGTGGGGGTTCCACTCACTTGGACAGGGAGACGCCGCCCGGCTTGCCGATGAGGTCCTCGTGGTGCAGGACAGCGTCGCTCCAGGCGATGCCCAGGAAGTCGAGGATGACCTTGAGGGAGCGCCGGGGGTGTAGCACCAGCTGCTCGTAGTACACGGGCAGGCACttgtccctgcccacctccaTGCACTGCGCGTACATCACCTCGATGGCCTTGTTCCACTTGGTGAGGCAGTCGCGGTAGCTGCTGAGGTCGAAGCCAGCGATGGTGACCTTGCGGGTGATCATGGAGTGCACTGAGGCCCGGCCGTCGCGCACCATGAGCAGGAACTTAGAGTTGGGGAAGAGGCGCGACAGGTAGACGGAGGACTTGAGCGTGAAGGGgtccttgttgcagagcacacgGGCCGGCTCGCCGTGCTTGGCGATCACCTCCAGGATGAAGGCCTGCATGGCGGCGTCCAGCACCTCGTCCGTCACGCCCGCCTCGTCCAGCCGCAGCTTCTCCCGGCCCGACTTGGACCAGGCCTGGCGCATGGCCAGCACGCGTGGGATGATGCGGGTCTCCTCGCCGCAGCGCACCTCGGGGTGCGCGTCCAGCATGGCCCGCATCAGCGTGGTGCCGCTCCGGGGCACGCCCCCGACGAAGATGAGCGGCATGGCCTTCCCGTAGCGGTACTCCACGTGGTCTGCGCCCACCATCATCAGGTCCTCCTGCTCGGGCCGCATGGTCCGCCGGGGGCCCCGTGGGCCCCCTAGCACCGCCTGGCACTCCAGCACCCGCTGCCCCAGGTGGACGGCCAGcaccagggccagggccaggccgGCTGCCAGCAGCGCCCTCCGCATCGACAGGCGCATGctgggcccggggcggggggcgcgcTTCAGGGGCAGGCGGGCGGGAGCCCTGCGGCGCTCACATCTGGGGAGACAGAGAGATACagagcggggcgggggggggggggggagcggtCAGGGAGGCCGGCGCTTTGCCATCCAGACCCCGACAACAGCCCACGAGGATGCTGACACCCACAAGAGGAAAGTATGATGAGCCCGGCTCTGTGCCGGGCAGGTCCTCCCTCTTAACTCGGGAGATCCAACAACCCTCAGGGGAGTCACTATTATTACTCCCAGGGCCCCTGAAGGCCTGGTTCaaatccctcctccccacttcctAGCTGGGGGACCCTGCCCAGTCCCTGTAACCACtcaaggcctcagtttccccatctgataTATGGCAAGTGAGTGACAGTCGCTCTGCcacgtcggactctttgcgaccccacggactatatatagcctggcaggttcctctatccatgggattctcccggcagaACAAATGGAAAGAGGAATCGTTCTTTTGAAAATGGACTTTCTTGAAAGACAGTTATGTGAAATTCTTCAAAATGTGAACATACTAAAAGCCCTAGAATATCACATTTCAGGAGCACAGTCATTTGATAAGGAAGAGGGTTTTGCCTGTTTTTACTCACAGCTGTCTTCTCAGCCCCTAGCAAAGTGCCTGGCTCCTAGTGGGTGcccagtaaatatttatggaacgTGCCTGGGTGGAATGAGTGGGGGCCGGGGTAGAGCGAGTGCTAGGAAGTGATATCAGCAGAGACAGGAGGAAGCCAAGGTATGGAGGGGCTATTCACAGTCACCCAGCTGGGAAGCGGCCAAGCTGCGGTCCATGATGGGGACCCAGGGCAGGGGTTAGGAGCCGGGTCTGTGTCTGCTCTGAGCGACCACCgtctgcctgtgcaggagatgcTTTTCAGAAGCTGCAAAACATCCTGGGCCCTGGGCTTCTTCCAGAATCGCTGTCCATTCATTCAGCCTTCCCTCAATCAATgcttaggaaacaatgaaaggTGCCAGGCTGGAGGCCGGAGGCAGGACAGTGGACAAGACAGCCAGGCCTCTGGCCTCAAGAAGCCTATGTCCCAGCAGTGGATGGAGATGATTCACAAGCTCTGGCCAGACTACAATACCAGCTTCCAAGGAAATGAGCTGGACACCATGAGCAGGATCAAGAAGGGGCAGGAAGAGGGAAGTCAAGGAggacttcttggaggaggtgacgTTCAAGCTGAGACCCGGAGGAGGAGCTGGCTATGTGAAGATgtgagggaaggggtggggggctCCAGGCAGGGGGAACAGGGACAGCCGAACTCCAGGATCGGGGAGGATTTAGGGTGCTCAAGAACCTAGGAGAGGAGGCTGCTGgggccagaggggagggaggggggagatggggaaggagctGGACTTACTCTCAGGGCAGCCCCTGCAGACAGGGCCTGCATGGGTGAGAATGGAGGCAAGGAGGTCAGTGAGGAGGACCCTGCCCGCATTCCAGGGAGACTCAGGGATGTGTAGACTGTGCGGGTAATGTGGGAACAGGGGGAGGGAATGATACGGGACCTGAACCTAGCTCCTTACCCCTTGTAAATGTCACTGTGAAAGTTGATCAGACCCAATGCCAATGCTGTAGGTTAGGCACTGGTCTTGAAAAGCAGGGGtccacccagcccagcccctcccccttctccagtCACTCAATCGTCACATTTACCCTCCTCCCCCGTTCACTCTCAAGGTCCTTTGATTATGCAACCTCAGCTCAGAAGGTGCAGACTCAGATGCTGGAGAGGCAGCCCTCCTCCAGCCACCCTAGCTCTTCTCCGTGTCACCCCCACTGGGTTTCAGAGCCTTTGTTTCCTCTCTCACCTCTTTCTAGAATCAAAGTGAAGCTCGAGGCCTCTGGGCATTCGAGgaatcagacagacctgggttcagatcccagctctgccacttcctttGCGGCTGTGTGAGCTCGGGCAACAGACTCCACCTCTCagagcctcatctgtaaaatgggtctaaGAGCGTCCACCTCGAAGGGCTGAACAGTAAACAGCCTCTAAGAACTTAAGAATGTGCCCAGCACATACAGAGCATTTGAAAGAATATTAGCCATGATCActggttattcattcattccaacaTTTCATGAGTTCCTACTGTGTGCGGGAGTCGGGCTATGGAGCTAAGAGACACAGACTCGGCTCTTCAAGTCTACTTGGACTATGGACCCACATCAGGTAGGGGGTTATGGGTTCTACCTGTGTAGGTGCGGGAGGGCTGCCTATAGGAGGCAGCCTTCCTGCTGCGTTATGAGCAGTGGACAGGTGGTGTTTTGAATAGCTGGGTGGAGCAGAGATAGAAGGGAATAGCCAGGGCAAAGTCACAGGCAGGAGAGAACCTAGCATGATGGGAGGCGGGGTGGGGTTTGGGTGGGTGTTCAGCTGAAACCACTGGAGGCCCTGGTGTGCAGCTGGACCAACCCTCCCACAAGGGCTTGGACTACCTGGGGCCCCTCAGGCCACAGCAAGTGGAAAACAGACATCAGGGCGAAAAAAACACACCATCTGAGGCCGAGGCTCGAAACTGCTGAGAGGCCCTGGCATTTCCTGGCCATGTGGCTTTGGGAGAGTCACTTCCCCCATCTAAGCCACAGTTTCCTCAGCTGCAAAGAGGGGTGGGTCCACTGACCTCAAAGGCTGCCATGAGGGTTctagaagcaactgacaaagtgAGTCTCACCTGGGGGTCGCTGGCTTCACTGAGCACTGGAAAATAGCTGGGGACCCTCTTCCAAGACGCACAAGCCTACCGTAAATTGTTGGCAGTTCATGGGTACACTGGATTCAGGGTTGGGGTAGGGAAATCTAATGCTACTTTTTGGGCAGAGGCAGACTGGACAGGCACAAAGTCACTCAGAAATCCCTCCGAGGTGCCCTCAGCTTCATTAAATGCTCAGTGAAATTCTGACTGTAGCCCTGAGACTAGAAATCTGCCAAAGATGATTATTTCAGTGTCAATGGCCCTGGTGGAGTGTCAGTCACACTTTAGCTAGAATTAGTGCAATCGCCTTTTCTTCCTGACActtggtggggagggagagactgCAGCTTAGGGAACAGAAGAGGGGACGATTTAGGAAAGTGGTTTCCAGAAAAGACAGACACACTGTGCCTGCCACTGTGAGTGtgggtgtgtgcgtgcacgcatgCATATGTGTGTCCTCTTGAGCTTACGTGTGGAGTTGGAAGTGATCCGGATACTAAATACCAGGGGGGAAAGCCTGTATGAAGGGACAGACAGAATTTTTAAGCTGTTATCAACTCCCGAGTTTTGCTTAATGCTGAGCAGTCATCTGGCTATAGCGCTTTAAAACAAAGCCCGGAGTTGtgtattttttacatttactgagcacatcCTCAGCTAAAGTTTATTTCACGCATCACCTAGGGGGATCCCCTCTGCCACCTCTGGGTGGAGCATGCCTCCCGCTCAGCAAGCAGCTCAGAAAGCGGAGGCCACTTGCCGGAGACAGGTCAGGGTCAGATTAGGGGCTGAGGCCACGCTGTTCACGGTCCTCAGAGAGGACCCAGCAAGGGGCTCATCTCTGGGCCTGTCTCTGCCACTGGGAGAAGACAGCTCAAAGCGGGAAGGTAAGACATGAGCAGGAGACAGCAAAGTCCAGCAGGGCAGCTTGAGAAGCAAAGGCAGGGCGACTTGGCAGAGAGAACGCCGCTGGGAACCCAAGAGCAAATGGTAGCTTCCAAACCACCCAGAACCACAGACCCCATCCACTCCAGGAGGGGCCAGTGGGCCCGGCCCAGGGACCAAGGCCTGCCCTCCACTGCCTACCATGCAGCCAAACTCCATCAAGGGCAGTGAAGTCGGGGGCTAAGAGCCTCAAACTCAGAGTCCTGCAACCCCGGGTTCAAATCCAGCCCCTACCGCTTGGAGCTGGATAGCCAGACGAGGGACCTCAGCCCTCTGAGCTTCGGTTTTCTCCTCTAGCAAAGGTGGGCTGATAAGAACCTTTTCTCGGGGAGCTATCATGAGATGTGGGGAGCTTTTGTGTGAGGCCCTGAGAAAGCACgccaagaatgctgctgctgGACACCGGAGAGGGGGGAGGTGTTTAGGTTCCGGCCGCGCCTTGAATCGGCTCAGTGATGCCAGGTAAGTCCCTGCCCGCCCAGCAGTAACATTTCCCTACGCGATGAGGCCTGCCCTCTCCACGCTGCCGGGGTCCAGCTTGGTCAGGCACTGGGTTTCTGACAGAGAGTGACCTGGCGGAGTCTGATCAGCTGCCCGATTGTGGAGGCTGGGCTGTGGGGGTGCCAAGGGTTTTCTCAGGAGAAGCGGGGACTCTGGGGGCCCTTGGGGGAGCACTCACCTTCCCTGGACATGCTCATCCCTGGGCTCTACTGCTCGTGGCTGCTCGCCAGGACGGTCCACCAGCTGAGCCCTACGGAGGCAGAGGAGATGCTGCGTTAGGCCTGTGTGCTACGCGGAGGGGCTGGGTCCCCCAGAGGGGCGGAGGAGGGGTGCTGGGCTTCACCCCACAGTGGTCTGGGGCAGCAGGTAAGTACCCTGGCAAATGAGCAGCAGAGCAGGGACAGGCCACTGCAGgccaagatgttcaagctggggtCTAAATCCACCAATTCAGCTAGGGAATGAACTGGCCCACTTCGCAGGCAGCAAGGTATGGGCTGAGAATCTCAGCAGCAGTGGGTCTCTGCCTATCAGGCCCTCccttcttcctggcccaggggccTTGGACCTCAGGGAAAGTAAGTATCACAAGACGCAACCACCACCGCCACTATACCTACCTCTAATCACCATCTGGGACTGCTGGGTACAGTCGAACAGGCTGTGCACTGCCCAACTCCAAAGGGCACTGCGCACCCCGTCTATGATATGGCGCCCCCTGGAGTTGAACAATGCCTTGCTCTCACCACCTAACATGAACTAAACGCCTActatgtgagagtgtgtgtgtgttcggttgctcagttgtgtccgactctttgtgatcctgtggactatagcctgccacaaGGCACCATGTGAGTCCTTGTGCCATTAAATCCCCCAACGAGGAAAGGATGATGCTCCCAACTTTGTGAAGTGAGAAAATGACAGCCAGAGGAAGAGCAACTAACTCGGGGAACCAGGGTGACCATCCAGGTCTCTGAGACTCTGACGCCCAGCTGTTAACTGCATTTAAACCAATAGGGCCATGGACTCAATGGGGGTCTGGGGTGAAGGCGGATTGTTAGTCCAATTCTCACctcctcccattttacagatgggaaaactgaggctcaggagcaGCTATCACTTCACAgactcacttctcttctcttagTCCCAtcccaggaggtgggggaggagggaagagggttggTGGTGGTTAAGGACGCAGCTCTGCAGTTGGATGACTCTCTGACGAGGTAGACTGTTGTTCTTCTGACcctcagttttccttttctgtaaaatgggctgtTGGGAGGTTCAAACAGCGTAATAGCAAATACTCAAAAATCTCAGCAATTATTAATACACTGGGAGTAGGCTGTGACTCTGTTCTTGGGGGCCTATCTCTCTTCCTATTCACTTActctttgcttctgcatttttttccctATCCCTGAAACACCAACCTGATTAGTGTACCTAAACCCAGAAGGAGGACGgttcccagcccctgcccctcctcccagctACTGAATACACAGGCCTGGCGTTCCCGAGGCATGCGCGGCCAGTGAAGAGAGGCCTGGCTcctggaacaacaacaacaaaagcaccATTAGGGATGAGGGCCCTTGAAGCTCTTCCGGAGACCAGATGGCTCCGGCCCAGCTGCCCTCAGGCAGCCCTTGAAAggccaagagagttccagagaccTGCCAGGAGGGCAGCTCCCACGGCCCCCTTCAGGGTCGGGGGACGGGCAGTCAGGGCCTTTGATCACTGAAGAGCTGCGACTCCAACATGACGCACTAGCCATCCACGGGTCACaatttaagttaaaattaaataaaatttaaaattcagctcCTTGTTGACACTGGTCACATTTCCAGAGCCCAGAGGCCCCCTGGGGGCTACCATACTGGCCACGGCAGATTTAGGATGGGGTCAGCACGTGATGACCCTTGGGTCGAATCCACCTGTCAGCCTGTTTTGTGAGGCCTGTGAGCAAGGAGtgatcttgacttttttttttttaagggaaagaggaggaagaggatgagttgggaggggagaggagaagcagcagcaatAAGAAAAACGGTTTTGCaaaacctgaaatatttactctctggtcacttattaaaaagggcttcccaggtggtacaagtggtaaggaacctgcctgccaaggcagaagacctcagagacgtgggttcgatccctgggttgggaagagccccttggaggagggcacggcaacccactccagtattcttgcctggagaatcccactgacaggggagcctggcgggctacagtccacagggctgcagagagttggacacgactaaagtgacttggcacgcacgcatgcacgcatgcatttACAGAAACAGTTTGCTGAGCTCGACTATTCCTATCATTCACCCAAAGGTCTACAGTCCCGCCCCTATATATAATGAGTTCCATTCCCAGTATGCATTCaaaagtccaacaaagttagcctcaGTATCCCAGCTCATACAATGGGCTATACCATTGCTGCTTCTAAGCCTGCTTCCAGACATCCCAGGCTTGAAATAGACATGCTGTACCCCTGGACTCTGTACAGTACTGAACGATAAGGTGAACAAAAGCACAACCACGTGTAAAGGATGCACACACGTGACTGTATGCCAGACACTAACCTAAGTGGCTGGACACGCGAACATGGTTCATATCTTTGAAAGCGTGGAAGTTTGTCTGTAGGGGACTTGCTGTCGGGCACaatggagactcaggagacacagtgagagcttccttggtggctcaggggtgaagaatccgcccaccagtgcaggagacagaggttcggattcgggaagatcccacgtgctgcggagcaactaggTCCGCtggccgcaactactgagcctgtgctctagagcccaccgGCCACTGAAGCCCGTGCGTCTAgacctgtgctccacagcagagaagccactgtgatgagaagcctgcgccccgcaaggaagagtagcccccgctcaccgcaactagagaaaagccctcgcagcagcaaagacccagcacagccaaagataaataaaattatataaagaagaTACATGAGAGGCGTGGGGAGGAGGCAATGAGCCCTCCTTTTCTCGTAGGAAGAACATCAGAATTTATTGAGCGCCACTGTACACCTAACACTAGACCAAGGGCTTTCCACGCCTCTACCTCATTTTAGCCTCACAACAGCTCAGTGGCAGGGTGGAGCAGGGAGGGGGTTCTCCAATTTACGACGACAAAAGGCCCATGGGGGTGCAGGGTAAGCACAACTACACCAAAAAGCAAATCCGCCAAATCAATCGAGCCAATCAGCAAACACAGACTCCAGGTAAGAAGACAGGGGTGGTAGGCGATAGTATTTTTCCCCGAACACATACATTCATGGTGCTGTTCTATGGTTTTGATCTACAGAATAATAAAAcaaccagtatttttttttttttaatcctatacCAGCCACAGTAGTGGGGGTCAGACTGAAGGGGCTCCAATCCTGGCTCCACCAGTTACTGGCAgtgtgaccttggcaagtcacttaacgtctctgagcctcagtttcctcatctgtaaaatgaggacgaCAATACCTTCTAGGAGGCTCACGTGAGACACCCGGGCTcttgaaatgtggccagtgtAAATGTGGAAGTAGCCTCATAGGAGTCCTGGGAAGTATACATAAGTTAGAAAATGTTAGAACAGAGTCTGGCACGTAGAAAGTGTGCTTTACTAAGAGGGAAAGCCAGTTTCTAAATCTGGCTCTGTCTTCATGATGACATGGCTCAGAAGATGGGCCAGCAGTGAGGATGAGCAAGGACTTCACATCACTCTCTTTCCACTGACCCATGGGCTGCCCTGAGTGACCACCGGAAGCAAGGGGAGGGGGCGGCGATGGACCATCTTCAAGACACCTTCAGGCCTGGACTCATTCATCccacaaatgtttactgagcacctactatgcttGGAAGTAGATGTTGCAACACATCAGGGGCGGCACCCCAGGGCCCCTGCCCTCACGGAGATGACGTTTTGGCACAGAGCCAGGAAACCAGCATGCCAGATAACTGCATCCATGACTGTGATAAATGGTGATCCCcgaggtgggagggggagacGTGCCCCAAGGCGCCAAAGCTCAGCAGATCAAGAGGTTCCCAAACTGGGGCCGGGGGGAGGGCTGGAGCACAGGACGCCAGCTCAGGGGGCAGGTCATGGCACTTATAAGAGGAGCCTTGAAGGGGTACCTGGTACCCCCGTGCCGGAGCTCAGCCATCAGCCTTGCACGCCCTCTCTGTGGGAACCAGCTCCCAAGCATTCCATCACCATGGAGACCACCTACCCCTCTCTGGGGCCCACTGACCTTACCACCCCAAGCCTCCAAGGAGATTCGGGGAGACTGGGGTTCCCCCTTCAGGATCCCTGGGGATCAGAGACCTCTGACCTGCTCTGGAGGGAAGCCAGCCAAGAAGAGCCTGCCAGAATCCAGCGGGGCAAGAGGAAGAGGCAAAAAGGATAATTCTGAGGCTTTAAGGGGTGAGGCTTGAGCGTAAGAAACACGTGGGGTGAttcaagagagaagaaaaggcagGCAGGTGAGCAGCCTTAGAAATATCAGCTCATACAAGCCCTTATTGTATGCCAGGTACTGAGCTGAGAGCTTCACATATATCAGAGCTTTAGCCTCACTAGCCCTGCCCATGACCCCATCTGACTCTCCCGTATTAACCATCTCTTCACTGATCCTCAGAGAGGTGAGTTCATCTGGgcaaggccacacagcaggttAGCACAGGAGCTAATAGGAAAACCCAAATCTCTCTCCAGAGCCCATGATCCTAGACCTGAGTTTCCTCATTCATGccacaaatgtttactgagctttgcattttttttttttttattacctaAATCAATCAAAGCAGGGCCCACGCCTGCCCCCCTGCCTCAATCTTGGAGGCCCAGTTCAGCACCCTGTTGGCATAAGCTCAGGGTGGAGGGTCACATCCGAGCTCTTGCACTCAGACGTCAGGGGTCCTGCTTGCGGAGCCTCAGTACTGCCATCTGAGAAATGGGCGTTAACACCTGGAACAAAGAGTCGCGAGGAATTCCTTAGCATCACTGCACCCAGCACACGTGTGCAAAAACGCTAGCATTGACTATGATCACTGTCATCACAGCACAGGGAGGAAGACTGGAGGGAACCTGGAGACAAACAGGCCAGTAGTTTGGCGAGGCAGGGTCAGCACACTTCTATAAAGGGCCAGGAAAGCCAATGATTTTGGCCCCGTGGGCCAGAGGGCCTGTCAGGACTCAACAGACCACTTGGCCTCTGTGCtatgaaagcagccagagaaataCACGTGGCTGggttccaggcaagactatttaCAGCATCAGGCAGTGACCTTGATGTGCCCCTCAGACGATCGTGTGCGAAGGCCCGGCTCTGTCTGAACTCCCAGGGGAACTGGGACAAACCCACAAAACGCAGATGCA contains:
- the TPST2 gene encoding protein-tyrosine sulfotransferase 2 isoform X2, with product MLGSVRRPREWAQLVDRPGEQPRAVEPRDEHVQGRCERRRAPARLPLKRAPRPGPSMRLSMRRALLAAGLALALVLAVHLGQRVLECQAVLGGPRGPRRTMRPEQEDLMMVGADHVEYRYGKAMPLIFVGGVPRSGTTLMRAMLDAHPEVRCGEETRIIPRVLAMRQAWSKSGREKLRLDEAGVTDEVLDAAMQAFILEVIAKHGEPARVLCNKDPFTLKSSVYLSRLFPNSKFLLMVRDGRASVHSMITRKVTIAGFDLSSYRDCLTKWNKAIEVMYAQCMEVGRDKCLPVYYEQLVLHPRRSLKVILDFLGIAWSDAVLHHEDLIGKPGGVSLSKIERSTDQVIKPVNLEALSKWTGHIPGDVLRDMAQIAPMLARLGYDPYANPPNYGNPDPIVINNTHRVLKGDYKTPANLKGYFQVNLNSTSSHLGSS
- the TPST2 gene encoding protein-tyrosine sulfotransferase 2 isoform X1, which codes for MRLSMRRALLAAGLALALVLAVHLGQRVLECQAVLGGPRGPRRTMRPEQEDLMMVGADHVEYRYGKAMPLIFVGGVPRSGTTLMRAMLDAHPEVRCGEETRIIPRVLAMRQAWSKSGREKLRLDEAGVTDEVLDAAMQAFILEVIAKHGEPARVLCNKDPFTLKSSVYLSRLFPNSKFLLMVRDGRASVHSMITRKVTIAGFDLSSYRDCLTKWNKAIEVMYAQCMEVGRDKCLPVYYEQLVLHPRRSLKVILDFLGIAWSDAVLHHEDLIGKPGGVSLSKIERSTDQVIKPVNLEALSKWTGHIPGDVLRDMAQIAPMLARLGYDPYANPPNYGNPDPIVINNTHRVLKGDYKTPANLKGYFQVNLNSTSSHLGSS